Proteins encoded together in one Branchiostoma floridae strain S238N-H82 chromosome 18, Bfl_VNyyK, whole genome shotgun sequence window:
- the LOC118405311 gene encoding uncharacterized protein LOC118405311 isoform X2: MDGKERLRMEEGEAEDESESEEEDLDGKEQRRPSTDDMADRKSGVTGYQEDLGESIKKDSSVPLEIQLRGPGMQQLYSQACRQGALPLHNTRGLVVGQYRSGKTCVVRRLTGEKAVEDEPITDGIEISPSVMTTTWRKAKEEPDEFKETMAERLTKLQKWNIAKFQTSLRSQQAVKSHGDKTNLTGIQNNFFTNQ, encoded by the exons ATGGATGGAAAAGAACGGTTGAGGATGGAGGAGGGCGAGGCGGAAGATGAGTCCGAGTCAGAAGAGGAGGACTTAGATGGCAAAGAACAG CGGAGACCATCCACAGACGACATGGCGGATCGGAAAAGCGGGGTCACGGGATATCAAGAAGACTTAGGAGAGTCGATTAAAAAGG ACAGCAGTGTTCCACTCGAAATACAGCTGCGTGGTCCTGGCATGCAGCAGCTGTACTCACAGGCCTGCCGCCAGGGGGCGCTACCGTTGCACAACACGCGCGGGCTCGTGGTTGGTCAGTACAGATCCGGAAAGACTTGTGTTGTCAGGAGGCTGACGGGAGAGAAGGCTGTGGAGGATGAACCGATAACAGACGGCATCGAGATTTCACCGAGCGTGATGACCACGACATGGCGGAAGGCAAAAG AGGAGCCAGACGAATTCAAGGAAACTATGGCAGAACGCTTGACGAAGCTACAAAAATGGAACATAGCAAAGTTTCAGACATCGTTACGAAGCCAGCAAGCAGTCAAGAGTCATGGCGACAAGACAAACCTTACAGGTATTCAAAATAACTTTTTCACAAATCAATAA
- the LOC118405311 gene encoding uncharacterized protein LOC118405311 isoform X1, translating into MDGKERLRMEEGEAEDESESEEEDLDGKEQRRPSTDDMADRKSGVTGYQEDLGESIKKEDSSVPLEIQLRGPGMQQLYSQACRQGALPLHNTRGLVVGQYRSGKTCVVRRLTGEKAVEDEPITDGIEISPSVMTTTWRKAKEEPDEFKETMAERLTKLQKWNIAKFQTSLRSQQAVKSHGDKTNLTGIQNNFFTNQ; encoded by the exons ATGGATGGAAAAGAACGGTTGAGGATGGAGGAGGGCGAGGCGGAAGATGAGTCCGAGTCAGAAGAGGAGGACTTAGATGGCAAAGAACAG CGGAGACCATCCACAGACGACATGGCGGATCGGAAAAGCGGGGTCACGGGATATCAAGAAGACTTAGGAGAGTCGATTAAAAAGG AAGACAGCAGTGTTCCACTCGAAATACAGCTGCGTGGTCCTGGCATGCAGCAGCTGTACTCACAGGCCTGCCGCCAGGGGGCGCTACCGTTGCACAACACGCGCGGGCTCGTGGTTGGTCAGTACAGATCCGGAAAGACTTGTGTTGTCAGGAGGCTGACGGGAGAGAAGGCTGTGGAGGATGAACCGATAACAGACGGCATCGAGATTTCACCGAGCGTGATGACCACGACATGGCGGAAGGCAAAAG AGGAGCCAGACGAATTCAAGGAAACTATGGCAGAACGCTTGACGAAGCTACAAAAATGGAACATAGCAAAGTTTCAGACATCGTTACGAAGCCAGCAAGCAGTCAAGAGTCATGGCGACAAGACAAACCTTACAGGTATTCAAAATAACTTTTTCACAAATCAATAA